The Vicia villosa cultivar HV-30 ecotype Madison, WI linkage group LG1, Vvil1.0, whole genome shotgun sequence genome includes a region encoding these proteins:
- the LOC131593148 gene encoding B3 domain-containing protein At3g25182-like — MEAIMDKKRKSEINALLQNMEAIMDKKRKSEINALLQNMEDVKKTELKNITHMTMFLSQLAPEYYTENELAEIEKSRQSLCLEKSLQPILPNSIVGEKVDIETSLQSSDECIISCEERRVKSKILKKRALQEQAPETQPLPPPELPIRLKNLINFLDGNNIKYIMSKTLSQSNLNKNLKRLSMPLTQIKSDFLTDKEKKILNTRDKNHRPVGLEVVVLDPNFKKFTMSLRKWDMTSTSIYNINQDWTLVLKENEFKEKQVFNIWSFRVNDKLHLLLDNHVEQEIEENGELNNVVVNLNNEGIIEETNGEDG; from the coding sequence ATGGAAGCTATAATGGACAAGAAGCGTAAGAGCGAGATCAATGCATTGTTGCAAAATATGGAAGCTATAATGGACAAGAAGCGTAAGAGCGAGATCAATGCATTGTTGCAAAATATGGAAGATGTGAAGAAAACCGAGTTAAAAAATATAACCCATATGACTATGTTTTTATCTCAACTTGCTCCAGAATATTATACGGAAAACGAATTAGCAGAGATAGAAAAATCGAGGCAAAGTTTGTGTTTAGAAAAAAGCTTACAGCCTATTTTACCAAATTCGATTGTAGGAGAAAAAGTGGACATCGAAACAAGTCTCCAGTCAAGTGATGAATGTATCATATCTTGTGAAGAAAGAAGGGTGAAATCAAAGATTTTAAAGAAAAGAGCACTACAAGAGCAGGCTCCAGAAACTCAACCATTGCCTCCACCTGAATTGCCTATTCGTCTCAAAAACCTCATTAATTTCTTAGACGGCAACAATATCAAATATATTATGTCTAAGACATTGTCTCAATCAAATCTCAACAAAAACCTCAAACGTCTTTCAATGCCACTTACACAAATTAAATCTGATTTTCTCACtgacaaagaaaagaaaatattaaatacaaGGGATAAAAATCATAGACCGGTTGGCCTAGAAGTGGTTGTGTTGGATcctaattttaaaaagtttacaATGTCTTTGAGGAAGTGGGATATGACGTCTACTAGTATTTACAATATTAATCAAGATTGGACCcttgttttgaaagaaaatgaATTTAAAGAGAAACAAGTATTCAATATTTGGTCATTTAGGGTTAACGACAAGTTGCACCTTTTACTCGATAATCATGTCGAgcaagaaattgaagaaaatggAGAACTGAATAATGTAGTTGTGAATCTGAACAATGAAGGAATAATCGAGGAGACAAATGGCGAAGATGGCTAA